In Daphnia magna isolate NIES linkage group LG7, ASM2063170v1.1, whole genome shotgun sequence, a single genomic region encodes these proteins:
- the LOC116928097 gene encoding uncharacterized protein LOC116928097 — protein sequence MISYPRLHPRGLRGLSISNIFLWAFSSVLTIAIVVGYTNLGQGPDYDDIGSLDYVFAGIWAGCCYGIAGIIGICGSYERRRNQLLATVTFNVLSLVGASISGCIAGIVGFYIKRQFYKICYPPLPFAYDGADEDCKVWMSLEFGLLVFSTIAFFVNLSCLIVTLIGFCGPKKSTGLVRMEVGNPAYDFKMRRPSA from the exons ATGATTTCATATCCTCGTCTACATCCAAGAGGACTTCGAGGACTTTCCATTTCAAACATATTTCTATGGGCATTCTCAAGCGTTCTTACG ATTGCGATAGTTGTTGGTTACACGAACCTCGGTCAAGGGCCAGACTATGACGATATCGGGTCACTCGATTACGTTTTCGCCGGCATTTGGGCAGGCTGCTGCTACGGCATAGCCGGAATTATTGGGATTTGTGGCAGCTACGAACGAAGACGAAATCA gttatTAGCGACGGTGACTTTCAATGTTCTGTCTCTTGTCGGAGCTAGCATCAGCGGATGCATTGCCGGAATAGTAGGATTCTACATTAAACGACAATTCTACAAAATTTGCTATCCACCGCTTCCATTCGCATACGATGGGGCGGATGAAGATT GTAAGGTCTGGATGAGTCTCGAGTTTGGTTTGTTGGTGTTTAGCACGATTGCTTTCTTCGTCAACTTAAGCTGTCTGATAGTAACTCTAATTGGATTCTGTGGCCCTAAAAAGAGCACTGGATTG GTGCGAATGGAAGTTGGAAATCCAGCATATGATTTTAAAATGAGAAGACCAAGTGCATAA
- the LOC116928093 gene encoding uncharacterized protein LOC116928093, whose protein sequence is MCRSKSTVTLRALIPYLIIYRALGLLPMKFTKKSNSKLFNFQQFRELSWWRSLNFTRIYSGCVVLLATAFLFDNLPSLESQNSSDIVGRLLEIADRSSICLNVFITSVICFCYLGKRLSILVTKMIECEQQLATIDCYLQDRLAVYCWIVLAIGGAATVLNELAVNLKYICYPSNSTVNVEDHSIPLVIFRWTMTPFAAGFMPFVDFSVIHLSLIFAAYQEQLRRKIERWALLELEAKESLRLAYWKVQALISEADDIFSPIILIGSLSIVAHLTLQINILTGSRVESTLFLEQDKRHVLTATAITTVYQIVRFVASSLFAEMIHREKFKSQRSLYEQSGKVFWVNDLELLMTKRFVHQLTLPSGFTGCGFFTLGKSYLIAMCGTILTYEIVLMDMAKTEYRASLDAQ, encoded by the exons ATGTGTAGAAGTAAGTCGACAGTTACGTTACGGGCTTTGATACCCTACCTGATCATTTACAGGGCACTTGGTTTGCTGCCAATGAAGTTCACAAAGAAATCGAATTCTAAGCTTTTCAATTTCCAACAATTTCGTGAATTGTCGTGGTGGCGTAGTTTAAATTTCACGAGAATTTACTCGGGCTGTGTCGTATTGTTAGCCACGGCTTTCCTCTTCGATAACCTGCCCTCACTAGAATCACAAAACAGCAGTGATATAGTGGGGCGATTGCTTGAAATTGCAGATCGATCTTCGATTTGTCTTAACGTCTTCATCACTTCAGTCATTTGTTTCTGTTACCTGGGTAAAAGGCTATCGATTCTTGTTACAAAAATGATCGAATGCGAACAACAATTGGCCACCATCGACTGTTACCTGCAA GATCGTTTAGCTGTGTATTGCTGGATTGTTTTAGCTATTGGAGGAGCAGCAACAGTTTTAAATGAATTAGCAGTCAATCTGAAATACATTTGCTATCCTTCAAACTCAACAGTCAACGTCGAAGATCATTCGATTCCACTGGTCATTTTCCGTTGGACGATGACTCCTTTCGCTGCAGGATTCATGCCATTTGTTGACTTTTCTGTTATTCATTTAAGTTTAATCTTTGCAGCTTACCAAGAACAACTACGAAGGAAAATCGAACGTTGGGCTTTACTGGAACTCGAAGCCAAAGAAAGTCTCAGACTAGCTTACTGGAAAGTTCAAGCTTTAATATCG GAAGCAGACGACATTTTTTCCCCAATCATTTTAATAGGAAGTCTGAGTATTGTTGCTCACCTGACGCTGCAAATTAACATCCTCACAGGCTCCAGGGTTGAATCCACTCTGTTCCTTGAGCAAGACAAACGTCACGTTTTAACAGCAACTGCAATCACCACCGTTTATCAGATTGTGCGTTTTGTTGCATCCTCTCTCTTTGCCGAAATGATCCACcgagaaaaattcaaaagccAACGAAGTCTTTACGAACAATCTGGAAAAGTCTTTTGGGTCAACGATCTCGAACTGCTTATG ACGAAAAGATTCGTTCATCAACTGACCTTGCCATCGGGTTTTACTGGCTGTGGTTTCTTCACGCTGGGGAAAAGTTATCTGATAGCC ATGTGCGGTACTATACTGACCTACGAGATCGTTCTGATGGATATGGCCAAGACGGAATATCGAGCATCATTGGACGCTCAATAA
- the LOC116933431 gene encoding uncharacterized protein LOC116933431 isoform X1: MGFCFLEILSIVIAVLGAVARPLTQDSRANNQVILSYTTDTHSRHETGIPGRSVQGFYSYISGDGRWYKVTYQADERGYRAKTELMPMHIYDPVVNSPPVQVSNSVTEVTSVVQTVETVTHKEDILDQERIPQEVTTIKTVDMIVKDTENVSKEPPLPTLINKEPAVSIHVPLFTKVYTLKKANHSEPKRRKTKNGSSQIYRYKLAYLPSYGVW; the protein is encoded by the exons atgggcttttgttttctcgagATTTTGTCCATCGTCATCGCTGTGTTGGGAGCTGTAGCGAGACCTTTGACGCAGGATTCGCGTGCGAATAATCAAGTGATTTTGAGTTACACAACGGACACTCATTCACGTCACGAGACTGGCATACCCGGACGCTCTGTGCAAGGATTTTACAG TTACATCAGCGGTGATGGTCGGTGGTACAAAGTGACTTACCAAGCGGATGAGAGAGGATACCGGGCCAAGACTGAACTAATGCCTATGCATATTTACGATCCAGTTGTCAACTCCCCACCTGTCCAGGTATCGAATAGTGTCACGGAAGTAACTTCTGTTGTCCAGACTGTCGAAACTGTGACGCACAAGGAAGACATTCTTGATCAAGAAAGAATTCCACAGGAAGTCACAACGATCAAAACAGTAGATATGATTGTCAAAGACACTGAGAATGTTTCGAAAGAACCACCGCTGCCAACTCTCATAAATAAAGAGCCGGCAGTTTCCATTCACGTCCCGCTTTTTACCAAAGTGTACACGTTGAAAAAAGCAAATCATTCCGAGCCTAAacgaagaaaaactaaaaatggaTCTTCTCAAATCTATCGCTACAAATTGGCTTACCTACCGTCTTATGGCGTGTGGTGA
- the LOC116933431 gene encoding uncharacterized protein LOC116933431 isoform X2 yields MYLSILSIVIAVLGAVARPLTQDSRANNQVILSYTTDTHSRHETGIPGRSVQGFYSYISGDGRWYKVTYQADERGYRAKTELMPMHIYDPVVNSPPVQVSNSVTEVTSVVQTVETVTHKEDILDQERIPQEVTTIKTVDMIVKDTENVSKEPPLPTLINKEPAVSIHVPLFTKVYTLKKANHSEPKRRKTKNGSSQIYRYKLAYLPSYGVW; encoded by the exons ATGTACCTCTCT ATTTTGTCCATCGTCATCGCTGTGTTGGGAGCTGTAGCGAGACCTTTGACGCAGGATTCGCGTGCGAATAATCAAGTGATTTTGAGTTACACAACGGACACTCATTCACGTCACGAGACTGGCATACCCGGACGCTCTGTGCAAGGATTTTACAG TTACATCAGCGGTGATGGTCGGTGGTACAAAGTGACTTACCAAGCGGATGAGAGAGGATACCGGGCCAAGACTGAACTAATGCCTATGCATATTTACGATCCAGTTGTCAACTCCCCACCTGTCCAGGTATCGAATAGTGTCACGGAAGTAACTTCTGTTGTCCAGACTGTCGAAACTGTGACGCACAAGGAAGACATTCTTGATCAAGAAAGAATTCCACAGGAAGTCACAACGATCAAAACAGTAGATATGATTGTCAAAGACACTGAGAATGTTTCGAAAGAACCACCGCTGCCAACTCTCATAAATAAAGAGCCGGCAGTTTCCATTCACGTCCCGCTTTTTACCAAAGTGTACACGTTGAAAAAAGCAAATCATTCCGAGCCTAAacgaagaaaaactaaaaatggaTCTTCTCAAATCTATCGCTACAAATTGGCTTACCTACCGTCTTATGGCGTGTGGTGA